TAGAAAACAATAAGGTTTTAACTGTTCATTGCAAATCTGCCGATGATGATCTTGGAGTTCGTGTTCTTGCTTTTAATGATGGATTTGATTGGAGTTTTCGAAAAAACTTTTTTGGCACAACACAATTCTATTGTTCCTTTAAGTGGGAAGGAGAATTTCACTGGTTTGACATATATGTAGCTTTTAGAGATCCATGTTCTGAATGTAAATGGGTTATCAGCCAAAAAGGACCAATTAGGGTAACAAGTAGGGCTGCCTATTCGTGGCCGTGGAATAAGTAATTGATAATGTG
The genomic region above belongs to Cicer arietinum cultivar CDC Frontier isolate Library 1 unplaced genomic scaffold, Cicar.CDCFrontier_v2.0 Ca_scaffold_1958_v2.0, whole genome shotgun sequence and contains:
- the LOC101495332 gene encoding S-protein homolog 5-like, whose amino-acid sequence is LLSVHNVLGIRVSITNTLENNKVLTVHCKSADDDLGVRVLAFNDGFDWSFRKNFFGTTQFYCSFKWEGEFHWFDIYVAFRDPCSECKWVISQKGPIRVTSRAAYSWPWNK